The genomic stretch ATGGGCAGCGAATTACCACATCccactgtgcatctcacctcacTGAATCACTCTTCTCTGATTTACACCCTCTATATCCACCCTTACGGGATTCCTCTAACAAGTCCTTTGGAAGATGCTTCTTTTTCGACAGCTATTTCACAAGATCCACATATTTCTGCGGatatttcttctctcatttcctcAATAATCATTCTGAAGCAAAGAGCTACCCTGGCCTGCCTCCCgcaccacctctctgtgtaACTTCACCTTCTTTCTTCCAaactccagcacagccccagctgccttTTCGATGTTAATCACATCCCTGTCTGTGTCACCCCAGCCCGTAATCCCGGGATCATCTTCAGCCGCTTCCTCGCACACACGGCGggcacagctctctgcttccttccccgCCGAGATTTCCGACGGGATTTTTTCATCCCAAGAGTGAGAAGGCAGGACGGCAGCCCCCAGTTTCCTTGTACAGCAGACAGCAGGGATCCGCAGCCACACCGCATCCCCGGGAATCCGCCCGCCCCCCAAACGCCCCAGGCTTTGTTCGTTCCCCCGTGCCGGCCCTAACGCGAGGGCTTCCCTCCTTCCCGGCCTACTATCCCTCGTACCAAGTTACCTCACGCGTGCCCACACGAgcctgcctccctccccccgCTCGCAGCGCCCTATGAGGGAGCAGAGCGCAGTTTAAGCCTCCCCAGCCCCTCGCCGCGGGTGCAGGAATGGCCCCGCACGCCGCCGTCGGGACGTCGCGGCCACCCCACCGTCACCCCCCGCCCGGGGCAGCGCCGAGGCGACAGCGGCCCTCCGCCCAGCTCGGTCCCGCCCGGCTGGGGCAGCCGCTCCCCGCTCACCACCCCCCGCCGGTCCCGCGGGCCGGGCGGCACGCTGCGGGCGCTCCGCTCCCCGCGGCTCGGCGGCCCCGCACTTaccggcggcgcggcgggcgggggAGGCAGGGAGCGGCACCCCGGGCTCCTCCTGccgggccgccgccgcctgCGCGCCGGAAGCTCCGACCTCCACTCTCCGTCACTTCCGCCGGGCGGGGCCGCGGTCTCCGGGCTGCACCACTGCCGCGGGCCGCGGGAGGTGGGGACGGCGGAACCGCCGGGGCGGGGAAGCGGGAGCGAGACGGGGGGCTTCCGCTCGGCGCCCTCGCGAGCCGGTGACGCGCGGCGGCCGCGTCGGTGCCGGCGCCGGATGGGacgcccgccccgcgcccgcctcgctcccgcccgccccgcgTCCCCCCCGCGTCCCAGCGTGCCGCGCGGCCCGGCACTGGGGTAAAGGTCGCGGCGCGGAGGGGCGGCGCTCTCTCGGTGGGGACGCTGCTCTCCGGTTCTGTTTCGCGCCCCTCGTCGACTGTCGCCATGGCGGAACAGCCGCAGCCCATCAGCCCCGTGAAGAACTTCTTCGCCGGCGGCTTCGGGGGCGTGTGCCTGGTGTTCGTGGGACACCCGCTGGACACCATCAAGGTGAGGGACGGCGCGGAGTCGCCGGCCGTGCGGCGGGAGCGGGCGGGGAAGTGGCAGGAGGAACTACATTTCCCGGCGGGCACCGCGCCGGGCGGCAGCACGGTGGCTCGGGAGAACTACGCTTCCCGACGGGAGCTGCGGGGCCGCCGAGGACCACGACTCCCGGCGTGCCTCGCGGAGGGGCCGTGCGGGCCTTGAGCGCCCCCTGCCGACATGGAGGCCCCGCAGTCGGCGCTCAGCGAGCGTTACCGAAGCGCGGCGTTAATTCCGGAGCGTTCGCGTGAGGTTGTTACCTGATCTCGTCTCAGCAGTTAATTAGCTGAATACATTAGCTATTAAAGAAGTTAACTCTCGTTCTCTTAACTCCTGTAGAGAATAAATGATGCTAATGCTCTGCAGGCAAAACAAAGTCAGCTTGTGCTGCCCAGCAGTCGCAGTGAAGCGCTCTCCCAGTCAAAGGTGGGGCAGCGATACTCAATAAAGCAATGCCTTCTTGTTCCCTGCCGGCAGGTCAGACTGCAGACCCAGCCCGTGCCGCAGCCCGGCCAGCCGCCGCTCTATTCTGGGACCTTTGACTGCTTCAGGAAGACTCTGACTGGAGAGGTACCGCCACACTAATGTGCCATTTGCACCCCTGCCAAAAGCGTCAGTTGTTCTGTACGTCACAGGAATGGAATGGTGTGGGAGTGCCCCCTGGAGACTGTCAAAGTCCCGGGTTATCGGTTGGGTTGACTCTAATAAAAATTTTCATCAGTTTACGCAGCTTGAAGGGAGATCTCGTTATATCCACTCGTCCCACATCTCTCTTGTGGTTCAAAGTAGCACAGTGTTAATGTCTGTGGAGTTCAGGACTAGACTTAATATTAGCTTTGTTGTAGGCAGTGGGCTCGTGCTGTCTTTGGTATTTGGAGTTGGCAGTGGAAGTTCTAAAATAGGCAGTGACTTCTGTTGGTTCAAGCAGtgcttttactttcttctgCAATGTGTTATGCCATGTGTGAGAAGGCAGAGGAGTGTTCATTTGAGTTAATAGATAcgtgtatgtatatttttagtGGAGCATTTACAGTAGTTTTGTTTAGCCTTCCAAAGGTAAACAATGGCTTTCAGTCCTGAATCAGTTGAATCATGTGATTGAACCGCagtctattttgtttttagaaaggCACGCAGCCCTGGTTTAAAGACATAAAGTGACATGGAGTCCATTTAACTGCTTCCTAAGATTTTCCAGCAGCTATTTACCATTGGGAAATAATGACCTTAAAGCCCCTGGTGTTCCCTTACTTGTGTTAAGTCTGATTTCTGACCACTCGATCTTGCTAGGTAACTCTCCATGAAATGAACAATCTGTCTCCTATCTGAAATCTTCTTTTGTGGCGGTATTTCACAGGTTGTTATATAACCAAAACAAGCCTTACTTCCGTAGTCTCTCCCACAAAGCAGAGATGCTTTGCTAGCTCTGAGTTCCACGCAGTTTTTAACACCCCTGCTGAAGCACGGACGTCAGAGCTGAGCTGTAATAATAGCCTTCTGATGTCGAGTTCAGTCGAGTAAAGCTGCCTCTACTCCTACTCAGTGCTCATCTGTTTCTGCATGGAAGACTGCTGAACCTCTGTGCCTTTTGTTTCCAGTTGTTCATGGGAAGACTGAGCAGAAGAATCTGATCTTCATCAGCCAGGCTGGATTTCATTGCAGTCGGCTGTGTCTCTACACATACAAACACCCATTGGAACATACTGACTGATtctggggaggggagaggatAAATGGAACTAGCAAATATTTAACTTGTGCATGTAGCTTTTATCTAGAAAGATAAGTCctttttataagaaaaatattcagttcaAAGGTAAGATGAAGTAAATACTGCTGCTGGGATCTGCATTGGAATTTTTCTGTACGTGTAGCGTGGTGAAGAGAAACATCAAGGATGTAAAGATTATGGTGAAAAATTTTCAACTTAcggaaggaaaagaaaaaggttgcTCTTGAACTCATTCTAAATTGAATTATTGTGGGGAGTGAAGTAGTTCACATCAATGTCCCTGGCTCTTCCCTTGCCATGGATTTGATCCATCACTCTCAGACTCAGCAATTCACTGAGTTCACACTACTGCATTTGATGTCTTACTGATAAAATACATCtatattttttgtatgtatCTGAAAGGGAGGACTTTCAACACAAACCAATGGGGCTGTCATTGAGGTGGCTTTTAACTTAACTTCCTTGTACTTGAGATGGAACTACAGGATGAGTAGCATTGGAACAGGAAGGTGTTGAAGATTACAGTGTTTCCTGGGAAGGATAGCTTTCCTCTGACACAGTTAAACAGGTATAATCATAAATGAGCAATAGATCCTGTTATTGTGATTAGTATGACTGACTTGCTGATACTATCCTATACTGTAGCATTTTGCTTGGAAATGTGCACAAAGCTTATGCAAAAGCAAGTAATTCTTGCAATAATGTTTCCTGCAGGGAGTCCGAGGCTTGTACAAAGGAATGGCAGCCCCTATTATCGGGGTGACACCCATGTTTGCTGTGTGCTTCTTTGGATTTGGCTTGGGAAAAAGACTCCAACAGAAAAAACCTGACGACATTTTGACGTGAGTTCCTCAGTTAAGCAGACAGTTGGGAAAGGCACCGCAAGGCTCCTACAGCTTCCTGCATCGCCGTGCTTTGAATTGTGGTGTAAACTTGTCTTTTCTCCTAGGCTATAAATATAgttctaaaaaataaaacactcgTGTGTTTTAGTGCTTCTGGAAGCGTGGGACTGATGGCATGGGCTAAAAACAGACACCAAGTAGGCAGGTGCCACGCAGTTCCCCTTCTACGCAAGAAAGAGCCATTAAGGAACAATTTTAGATGAGTACAGTGTGAGTTATATAACAGTTGCTTTTGAACACTCACTGTTAATGAAAACTgtagaataaataaattcatgGCCAGGCAGTCTTGACAAAATTGACATTCCTGAATCCCATTCCTTTTCCCTGCTGGTTTTGACTTTTGCTGCTTTAGTTTATGGTAAAACAGTAGCCATAGAAATGCTTTGttattaatttctgaaaagcagtgtttatgAGCAGCCCTCCTCTTAGGCACATCTGAgagaagggaagcagagaaaaCTTCATATTGCTCTCTCCAGGTGAACTTAGGCTTGAGGAAAGCCCTCACCCATAAAGTCCTTCCTTAACTCCTTTGCTGTATTGTGATTTATAGCTGTCCAGAGTAGGACTGTAGCTTAGCAACGTTTTATTCTATTATTTGACAATACATGGGAGCCCTGTGAGAACACAGGAGTTCAGTGTGTTGAGCCAAGCGTGGCAGGATGGGGaggaatggtttgtgttggagcCTTGGCAGGGCAGGGCTGTTGCTGAGTGCACCTGGCGCTGCAGCTCGGCTGCTGTGATGGCCAGGAGCGAGCTGCCTCGGCCTGCATCACCCTGAGGAGGCAGGGCAGGGGCGCTTGGTGCTGCTTGCTCTCCTTGCTGTCAGGTTTACCAATTTAGCAGACAAGGCTGAAGGGTAAAACCAGGAGTGTGGGTAAGGAACTGAGAATACAGGGAAACAAAGGGGCTGTGGGCTTACTGCCAGCAGCCCAGCCATCTCTAGAGCTTTGTGTTTTGTACACATTGTATCAAAGGGAAGTTCTAATGGAGAAGGTGAAGTGCAGCGTAGTCTTTGGACTGTTCATGTAGAGCTCttcccaggcagagcagcaggagagagaaaacaaaggtcAACAGATAAGAGGTGGATCTGTCATTGTGTACAACTGTGCTGCACCTTGGTGCTGCCTTTGCGCAGGGAGATACTGCATGCCAAGGATGGCCAGGCCAAACAAAAGTCATGCTCTTAGCACTGTGGTTGTGGTTCTGAGGCAGGCAGGATGGCAATATTGATTTTGAAGGGAGGTTTCGGAAGGAAGGAGATTGAAAAAACCTGATGAGCCTGTTCTGTCTTTTCAGGGGCTGAATAATCTCAAGGTGAGTAAGAAAACTCAAAGCTCAGTCTAAATAAGAGATGCGTGTAGTGTGCAGGTGAAGTTCTGAAAGGTCTGGAAGATGGGAATGGAGAAAATGTAATGGGAATTTAGGAGTAAAGAAAGGTGTGAGGATTGGAAAGCCTGAACAGAATGCCATCTCTTGGGCAAATGGAGGGAAGCAAAAGGTGTGGAATTTAAGATGTTAGATCTTTTTACtagggaagaaaacaggagattGGATGTCAAAATagagacaaaaggagaaaatcagCCTCTGTAAGGGATTTCTATAACAAACTTATGAAAGTAAATGCAGTGTGTGTGGGGATGATGGCTGGTTGGTAGGGTAGACTtgactgcagcacaggctgaagGACTGAGGTTATGGAAGTGAGGCTGCTGGCTGTACAAGCAGGGATAAATGTGGAAGCTGAGATAATTAAGCAGAATGTGGGAGACTGCAAGAAGAAGAGAGTATTGAGAATAAAAACCAGTGCAGAATGCTGTAGCAAAAAATGCAAGTGCAAGGAATATTAGCAAATACGATAGATGTGCAGACCTGAATTAATGGTTGCTGTGGGAACCAGGGCTTTGAATCCCAGAGACCTTACATGTTTAGGTCTAATTATGCATTGATGAGGTACTTCTGTGCTGATCAAAAGCAGAAGACGCATATCTATCTAGTTCCACTACCAGCCTTCTATAAAGAGAATAACTTTGTGATTCAGGGGTCTTTCTGCCCTTCGTTCCCTATGTACTGTGTTGTGTTAGTgtctcacttctgttttttctgcacagatatCCTCAGCTGTTTGCAGCCGGCATGTTGTCAGGAGTGTTCACAACAGCAATCATGGCTCCGGGAGAGAGAATCAAGTGCCTTTTACAGGTAAGGCATTGGATATGGTGACAAGAATTTaattttagtggtctttcctGAGGAAAGTATTTCAGGATCCATGGAACGGGTTTCTAATGTTTGGGTGACTGCTGGCTGTACGGCTCCTGAaggatttttaaagcattagAGGAAAACGTAAAcctgaacaaatgaaaacactgtcttcagcagagatgagaaGGTTTGCTTATGTCAGGCTCTCTTGAACTCCATTAGCATGGTGATGGGCGTTCACATTAGTTCTGACAGATGTGATATTATCATGAAAGTTTTATACATAGAAAATTGTTTGAACTTTACTAAATTATTTAGAGGctgctttttgtctgtgtgaGTGAAAGATTACCTAACTGTCTTCAGTTGCTTTAAACTTAGAGTGgtgaaaaataaggaagaatCTAGCTACTGCATGGAACAGTAAACATATCCTCAGCTTGAATGAGAGAGTGCTTTTTGAGGAAATGATGCAGAGGCTTCGTATGTAGGAGTGCCTGAAGAATGAGTATGTGCTCTTTCCTCTCTGGAAACATGCACGTGGCTTTCTAATTATTAGCTGAATGATTGTTCACCAGCCAGAAACCTTCACAAGCCAGAAACTGTCACTTTAATCCTTCAGATCCAGGCAGCTACAGGTGAAACTAAATACAGTGGCTCTTTGGACTGTGCAAAACAGCTGTACCGCGAGGCTGGGATTCGCGGCGTGTACAAGGGGACAGTGCTCACCCTCATGAGAGGTAACTGATGGAAACGTTCTGATGGTGTTTCAGCTTGGGGTACTTGAAGATAAGAAGCCTGACGTAGGTCTTGCTGTCACTTCAGCCAGTTGGAGATGCTTTCTGTCACTCTTTTATCCTTTTCTGCAGTCTGCAGTTACTCCAGTGCCTCAAAGGGACTGAGAAATAAACATGAGATTTTCAGTGAGCGAGGAAGAGATTAGATGACAAAGATCAGAGGGATGTAGGAAGTAATTAAGACCTGAGAAGCCAAGAGGAATTAAAGCCCTCAGGAgctgagaacaaaaataaaaatgcagaagtgagcttatttttcctttcttggaaGAAGAACTGTGACTTTTGTCTGTGACTGCTCTAAGAGCTGATTGGTTTAAAAGACATGATGGTAGTGATTTCCTTTCTAACCTCTTGAGTATGGATTAGACTTTTAGACTAGGATGTCGTGACCCCTCTCACAAAAACAGCCACAAAGTAGCTATGCCAGACAGGGAATCTTCGGGCACTTACTCCTGTTGAAGGAGGTTAGACTGTTCCCTGTATTGGGTCAGCGCTTTCCAAGTACAAGGTGAAATTTCTGTGTTCTCATATCTCAGTTGAGGAACTGTCATCTGCTTTTCACGGTATTAGGAAAGCTAGCAGCTCTGTCAGAGTCCATACCTGAGACTAATTGCCCCGTTTAGGTACAAGCTCAGAATGGACTATGGAAGTAtctgaaataaagcaatatCAAACCCACCAAGAACAGAAACATCTGGCTTCATCAGAACAAATAATGTGCTAAACTGCTAAGGTTTCTGAACTGATCTAGTCTGCTGTGGAGCAGTTAAGAAAGCTTGGAGCTCATGGATTAATGGCTAAGTTACAATCTTATTTGAAGGGCTGCTGACAGAAATGCTCAAAAACAGGTATTTTCCCAGTTCTTGCCTTTTAGCACCTGCTCTCTTTGGGAAAGTTCGGGTTCCTCTGTCTAAAATGACagaattgttttggttttagagAATGCTCAGAAGAGCAATCTGGATTTATTCAGCGTTGATGTTGAGCTGGCATGGGGCTCCTGTGTCTCCAggcttcattttgttttccaccaCTCACAGATTTTGTTGTTTACCCTCTAGATGTCCCAGCCAGTGGAATGTACTTCATGACATATGAATGGCTGAAGAACATTCTGACCCCTGAGGGGAAGAGGTTAGTGAAATCCTAAAGTCAGTGTTTCCTGGACTTGCTATTTAATTTCCCTAGTTAAGAAGAGATTTAGAGCAGCAccaataaaagaaagaaaatttagtCACCCTGTGTGATTAAAGCTGTTTTGGCCTGGAGTTAAGAGACAGAACGATATTCTGAGTTTTGTGCAGAATTTTAGCCCTGGATTTTATTAGCTGAGTAAAGAATACTTGCAGTAGGTCTGTTTGCTCTTCCACCCCTCTGTGTGTGCAGAAGtctattctgttttttgttctgtgttccTGTCCCTGTCTTCACCACCACTGCAGAGCATTTTGTTCGTGCTGCTGAATGAAAGGATTCAAACTTCTGGGCTGGAGTTAGCACATTTTGCACAGAGTGCTCTAATTCTTGGTCATCTTGTTCTTATTACTGCATCTTGTCTGTCTGCAGCGTTGTACAGCCTTCTGGCTATCAGCCAGGTTTGTTGGTTGTCACATTAGTCAAAATATgcattgttttttcctttccacagtGTGAGTGACCTCAGTGTGCCGAGAATTCTCTTTGCTGGGGGCTTGGCTGGAATCTTCAACTGGGCAGTTGCCATTCCACCAGATGTGCTGAAATCGCGTTTCCAGACCGGTGAGTAGCATGCCAGATTGTCATGGCCACACTCAGCACAGTGCCCCTGGGAGTGGGGTGGGCAGTGATGGAAGATGCCACTCGAGCATCTTCTCTGCTGGGATGTAGTGTGTGCTAAGTGCTGCTTGagacaaatacacaaaaaaacagAGCGTGTTTCTAGCTTTTTAGTTGGTTTCCTTGCAAACTGTTGTCAAATCTGGCTCTAATTCTTTCTCTCTGCACCCCTACTAATATAATGATCCCCATTTTAGATACCTGTTTTGAAACGTAAGCATGGAAATCATCATAATAGAACCAAGTGTTTTATTACAAATGTAAGTCTTTGAAGGACTTTGCTATTTCACTTCAGACATGGTTGTGTAAATCCTAGTCTGTGCTGTGTAAAATTTACAGTAACTGTGTCTGCCTTGCTGAGAGTATTGCTTTTGGACTAACAGATCTGCTCTTATGCATCTGTGGCTCAGTTATAGCAAGGATGGCCCCAGCAGTTTAACAatttttttgctgatttctctgtgtttttcagtgcaTACTTTTACTAAAGCTCTCCCATAGTCTCTGTCTGCAGGCCTAGCTCTTGGCAAGACATCTCTTGTGAATTACAGATCATGGTGATCCAGtgcacaaattatttttttttttttctgtgaataatgGCTGTGGTCATTGGCTATCATGGAAGGCTGTGTGTGAAATACGTCTCAGCGTTAGGTACTTGTTCCACAGAGCTCATCTACAGTGCTGCTTTACAGATGGTGTGCTTTATGGTGGTTCTGTGTGACTGAGTTGCTTAGTGGAGTACTTGTTCAGAGGGCTGGTAGAGGGAGCGCTTTCCAGAGAAGTGCAAGGTGAAGGAAGAACCAGTTCCCTGaatggattttttgtttttttaaacaccttAGCACATCTGTATGACATCAACATTAAAATACCCAGTGGTTTGTTGTGCTTCTTGGCTGGGGCATGAGATAagatcattttctgtttcttataaACTAGCTTCATCCATTTTTGCTGATGACCTTCCTATCTCTCCTAATTGTGGCTTTGTGAGAGGTGTCCTCAACAGGAACAGCTCCCAGATCCAATCCTGACAaaatttgttcttcctttgattcttctcctcctccatccAAGATGTCTTCATTATgtagatttcttttgtgttgATGGTGAGCACTTAGCTTCTTTTACTGAGCTGGTGGTttggtttatttgcttttgacTGAAAAAGGTCATTTTCCCAAGCAGATGTTTTCACAACATAGCTTCAAGCAGTGCTTGGATTCAGATGTTGTTTAGATCATCTAGCAGTATGAACCCGATGAAAATCCTCGGCTATCACTTATGCCTTAAGTTATTTCTGATTGCTGCATATCTAATGTGTTTCGTATCGTTTGCAGCTCCTCCAGGAAAATACCCAAATGGCTTTAGAGATGTGCTGAGAGAACTTATCAGAGAGGAAGGAGTTGCATCTCTCTATAAGGGCTTCACAGCTGTCATGATCAGGGCATTTCCTGCTAATGCAGTAAGTAAACTGCACTTCCAGATGGATTTTGGGGACATGGCCACCCATAATGAATGTTTGTAGTTTGCAGAGGAGATGCCAAGCTTATTATTTTACCATCTCAGTGAGATTCTCATATCTAGGTGCTTTGGGCTGTTCTAAAACGGACCTTAATCTAGGGGGAGCACCAACTGAATCTTCCTTCTAAGCTGTGCATTAAAGCACAGTATTTCTGTCTGCTGGTATGTCCACCAGTGGAATACAGAAATGCATGGCTAAATGTGGTCTGGCTTCTCCTTCAATAAGTAATGAACCTAAAGGATTAGATGTTCTATCTATGTATGAGGAGATATAGACGCCAAGTGTTTTATACTGCTGCATTATAAAGCCTTGTATGTAATAGGTTAGGAGAATCCTTATTTGTTCTGTCCGTTCTCTTTTCCAGGCatgttttcttggttttgaaGTTGCTATGAAGTTTCTTAATTGGATTGTACCAGGTCTATGAAGATTACGAAGCCTCTGGAAATtagagaggagagggaagagagtGCAAGTCTGCCTCaaaggaataaatgaatgaTCACTTGAAGTTTCAGGAATGATTGCTTGCCTAATACCTTTTTGCCTTCCTCACATTCTTTAGGTGGTGCTATGTGCCATTCAGAAATATAAGGCATGACTCTGAAATAGAGTTGATGAAGAGCTAGAGGTGATACACCTATATTCTGAGCCAGTGTACCACAGCAGTAATGCTGCTAACACACACTACACCTTGAGTACTTCCTTATGGAAGAAGGGGAGACTTCCAAAACAAATTCTTTGTTTACTGAAGAGACATGTAGCTATTAATGCTAAGTTGCTTGAAATAATTGTTAGCAGTGTGTGCTTTACTCGCAGTGCCTAAGTTAGCAGCTGCACATACTGGTATCTACAAGCAGTGTCAAGTAGTGTTCTCATCTTATGCAGTGTTTTCAGTTGTGGATGTTTGCATGATGACAGCCATTTTAATGTTATGTGCACATGATGCAGCAAATAAGGAACAAAGCAGGTGAGATTAGAGTTATGTTTTGGTGGGTTGATAGGAGTTACAGATACTTAACAAGGTACTTACTACACACTGATCTTCTCTATAGAACTAGGGAAAAAGGAATTACTCTCAGACACTTATTATAAACTTGACTAAGGTAGCCAGTGGAGAAATGTTTGACTCACCTgagcttttctctgaaaaaccCCTTTGTAACTTTCCACTAAACATATCCCAAATGTAGGTTCACAAGTACAGCATGATTCACAGCAGCCCATGGTGTGCCTGATTCATCAAATGCTGCATCCTGGAGGTTCGATCCCTCACCTAAGAAATTTTATCAGAACTTCTAGGAACTCAATTACTCTGACACTAGGGGGAAATATGAAGGTGACACTGGCTCTGCAATCTTGTCTAACGTTATTCTAACTTCTGTTCCTCCGTTTTCTTGTAATATTATTGAACATTATCACATTTTAATTTGAGAAATTACTAATGctaagaggcaaaaaaaaagcacctttattttctcctgattttGTTGCAGTGTTACCAGAAGTCAATAAAGCTGGCTCCTGCTTGGCTTGAATGTGtgctttggtttatttttgtctggTCGTGCATGGTTAGTTTGGCAAAAATTTTCCAATTCTTAATTCTTAGATGTCAGTGGGAAATAGGCTGTGCCTTACTG from Lagopus muta isolate bLagMut1 chromosome 11, bLagMut1 primary, whole genome shotgun sequence encodes the following:
- the SLC25A20 gene encoding mitochondrial carnitine/acylcarnitine carrier protein, giving the protein MAEQPQPISPVKNFFAGGFGGVCLVFVGHPLDTIKVRLQTQPVPQPGQPPLYSGTFDCFRKTLTGEGVRGLYKGMAAPIIGVTPMFAVCFFGFGLGKRLQQKKPDDILTYPQLFAAGMLSGVFTTAIMAPGERIKCLLQIQAATGETKYSGSLDCAKQLYREAGIRGVYKGTVLTLMRDVPASGMYFMTYEWLKNILTPEGKSVSDLSVPRILFAGGLAGIFNWAVAIPPDVLKSRFQTAPPGKYPNGFRDVLRELIREEGVASLYKGFTAVMIRAFPANAACFLGFEVAMKFLNWIVPGL